In one Bacteroidota bacterium genomic region, the following are encoded:
- a CDS encoding PKD domain-containing protein — protein sequence MKKAFKFLASIFLLMGIFSLVVLNSCDKDEDENTVMPVASFQYEIGATNFLEVAFTNFSQNATSYSWDFGDTESSTEENPVHIYAASGDYTVLLTATNDAGSHEYSMDITITDPDDAYKLLTGDVSKTWKLYREGVSMSLGENSESPGSWWEGLQNDGARPCVYNQEFTFQFDGIYEFNDNGVFWGEYGVFNDQWNYEICFDALPENMINKDGVDVSDWLSGTHQFTYDASTGTATITGLGAWIGIPKLGTAAETTIPVASTTFNVEITQETGYDLMVVSFDWGADGFWKIVYVSYSDPSLEPEVVTVLEPYGEDLPDLTPTEMYNTFETSTSFVVLDTSKANSMSFAMGVTDPAGTGADCGQYDRWGMWQELQFFMTNDIQFDNFTTVSLDVYVPSTNDYSGDLTKDIAIVIAEHSETEEWWTGHIQYDTVATVMDEWVTYTFNLDSPTSGAGSYTPFTNDKLDFFAISLGGGGHENAGVFYIRNFIFN from the coding sequence ATGAAAAAAGCTTTTAAATTTTTGGCAAGTATATTCTTGCTAATGGGAATTTTTTCCCTTGTTGTATTAAATTCTTGCGATAAGGATGAGGATGAAAACACAGTAATGCCAGTTGCAAGTTTTCAGTACGAAATTGGTGCTACAAATTTTCTTGAAGTAGCATTCACAAACTTCTCACAAAATGCAACCTCATATAGTTGGGATTTTGGCGATACTGAAAGTTCAACTGAGGAAAACCCTGTACATATTTATGCGGCCTCAGGAGACTATACTGTTTTATTAACTGCTACAAATGATGCAGGCTCCCATGAGTATTCTATGGATATTACGATTACCGATCCTGACGATGCATATAAATTGCTAACAGGAGATGTTTCAAAAACTTGGAAATTGTACAGAGAAGGCGTTTCAATGTCGCTTGGTGAAAATTCTGAAAGCCCTGGAAGCTGGTGGGAAGGATTACAAAACGACGGAGCAAGACCTTGTGTATATAATCAGGAATTTACTTTCCAATTCGATGGCATATACGAATTCAATGACAATGGTGTGTTCTGGGGAGAATATGGTGTATTCAACGACCAGTGGAACTATGAAATTTGTTTTGATGCTTTACCAGAAAATATGATAAATAAAGATGGCGTTGATGTAAGCGACTGGCTATCTGGAACTCATCAATTCACATATGATGCATCTACAGGAACTGCAACTATTACAGGACTTGGCGCTTGGATAGGAATCCCAAAATTAGGAACTGCTGCTGAAACTACTATACCAGTTGCCAGTACTACCTTTAATGTTGAAATTACTCAGGAAACCGGATATGATTTAATGGTTGTTTCTTTCGACTGGGGTGCAGATGGATTCTGGAAAATTGTTTATGTAAGTTATTCAGATCCTTCATTAGAACCAGAAGTAGTTACTGTGCTGGAACCATATGGAGAAGACCTACCTGATTTAACTCCAACTGAGATGTATAATACTTTTGAAACATCTACCAGTTTTGTTGTTTTAGATACATCAAAAGCCAATAGCATGAGTTTTGCAATGGGTGTAACTGATCCTGCAGGTACAGGTGCTGATTGTGGTCAATATGACAGATGGGGAATGTGGCAAGAGCTTCAATTTTTCATGACTAATGATATTCAGTTTGATAATTTCACAACTGTTTCTTTGGATGTTTATGTTCCAAGTACAAATGATTATTCTGGTGATTTAACCAAGGATATAGCAATAGTAATTGCCGAACATAGCGAAACTGAAGAATGGTGGACCGGACATATTCAGTATGACACGGTAGCCACTGTAATGGACGAATGGGTTACTTATACTTTTAATTTAGACTCACCAACAAGTGGAGCAGGTTCATACACTCCTTTCACAAACGATAAATTAGATTTCTTTGCAATCTCTCTTGGTGGAGGAGGTCATGAAAACGCTGGTGTTTTCTATATCCGAAACTTCATATTTAATTAA
- a CDS encoding TonB-dependent receptor yields MNKHIQKLIFSIALFLLSNSIFAQHTVKGVITDKADGLSIPGTTVILKGTTNGTITDFEGNYSITVTKPTDTLAFSCIGYETIEIPINGRATIDVVMMVEHTELEELVVIGYGIQKKKVVTGAIASVDADEIAKTPILRVEQAMQGRTAGVQVTQMSGQPGEAPTVRIRGTGTTGDANPLYIIDGMPVSGIDYLNPGDIESMDVLKDAASCAIYGARGANGVVLITTKGSGIGQKSKMSVSYSGYYGIQNVANTLDMLNADQYRELMNQGARNANQDEPFDMNEVAHNTDWQSYIFEKNVPIVNHDINVSGGNEKSFYSSSISYFSQQGIIGGSQSQFDRLTARLNSSHKVTNWFKFGNTFAYSSITKRGIGSNESFNGVFSSALNLDPLTPLYETDPDILAEQPYSNQPVVVDEDGNVYGISNYLGAEIVNPQALLEIQTSEYKLDKIVGNVFAEISPFEGLVFKTSMGIDLAYGNGGSYKPLYYMNGAQYNTEKTSVNKYMQRWYNWQIENTLTYSKKIKDHNFSVLAGTTAKEDRFDDLSGFNAMVSTYDPENVYLNMASDTAWKADGGASHYALYSVFGRITYDYKSKYAFTGILRRDGSSNFGANNRFGIFPSLGVSWLISDESFFPQISQLSFAKLRASWGINGNDNIGPYKYISVMSTPDFGYIFGGGRLIGMYPEYIENADIKWEESEQIDIALDFGAYNDRLTATFDFYIKNTNDLLEIIPIPAHVGNSAPYSNVGSVQNKGIEMSVNWRHTLSDMKYSFGVNAAYNKNTMTHIGNSEGIIWGADWAVAGTITRAEEGLPISHFYGYQTDGLFQNETEVYQHIGTNGELLQPLAEPGDVRFVDVNGDNEITPDDRTMIGNPTPDWTLGFNGSLDYKQFDISFLIFSAIGHDIFNGSQRQDLFYTNRTTEILDSWTGEGTSDEIPRYTWSDVNNNYRVSDLYIEDGTYVRLKNLQIGYNLPNSILNKIKATNWRFYISGENLITITGYSGADPEIGARSSFDIGIDRGIYPQARTFRLGTTLTF; encoded by the coding sequence ATGAATAAACATATACAAAAATTAATTTTCTCCATAGCCTTATTTTTACTTTCAAACAGTATTTTTGCACAACATACTGTAAAAGGAGTAATTACTGATAAAGCCGATGGATTGAGTATTCCCGGGACTACTGTTATACTAAAGGGAACAACAAATGGAACAATTACCGATTTTGAAGGAAATTATTCCATCACAGTTACGAAACCAACTGATACTCTTGCATTCTCTTGTATTGGATACGAAACTATTGAAATTCCAATTAATGGTAGAGCAACAATTGATGTTGTTATGATGGTTGAACATACCGAACTTGAAGAGCTGGTTGTGATTGGTTACGGAATTCAGAAAAAGAAAGTTGTAACCGGAGCTATTGCTTCTGTCGATGCTGATGAGATAGCCAAAACGCCTATTCTCCGTGTTGAACAAGCAATGCAGGGACGAACTGCCGGAGTTCAGGTTACACAAATGTCAGGGCAACCTGGAGAAGCACCTACCGTACGTATCAGAGGAACCGGAACAACAGGAGATGCAAACCCTCTTTATATTATAGATGGTATGCCTGTTAGTGGAATAGATTATCTGAATCCCGGCGATATTGAATCTATGGACGTATTGAAGGATGCTGCATCCTGTGCAATTTATGGAGCCAGAGGAGCAAACGGTGTTGTTCTGATAACCACCAAAGGCTCAGGTATCGGACAGAAATCAAAAATGAGTGTAAGCTATTCAGGATATTACGGAATACAAAATGTTGCAAATACTCTGGATATGTTAAATGCAGACCAATACCGCGAATTGATGAACCAAGGTGCAAGAAATGCCAACCAAGATGAACCTTTTGATATGAATGAGGTGGCACATAATACTGACTGGCAAAGCTATATTTTCGAAAAAAACGTTCCTATAGTAAACCACGATATTAACGTGTCAGGAGGGAACGAAAAATCATTTTATTCTTCTTCAATTTCTTATTTTTCTCAGCAAGGTATAATAGGTGGCAGTCAATCGCAATTCGATAGATTAACAGCCCGCCTAAACAGCTCGCATAAAGTTACCAATTGGTTTAAATTTGGAAACACATTCGCCTACTCAAGTATCACAAAAAGAGGTATAGGCAGTAATGAATCATTCAATGGCGTATTTAGTAGTGCATTAAACTTAGATCCGCTTACACCTCTTTACGAAACAGATCCCGATATACTTGCCGAACAGCCTTACTCAAATCAACCGGTGGTTGTAGATGAAGATGGAAATGTTTATGGAATTTCAAATTATCTCGGAGCAGAAATAGTTAATCCACAGGCATTATTAGAAATACAAACATCCGAGTACAAATTAGATAAAATTGTAGGAAATGTGTTTGCTGAAATTTCTCCATTTGAAGGTTTGGTTTTTAAAACAAGCATGGGTATCGATTTGGCATATGGAAATGGCGGATCATACAAACCATTGTATTATATGAATGGTGCACAATATAATACTGAAAAAACTTCAGTGAATAAGTACATGCAAAGATGGTACAACTGGCAAATAGAAAACACTCTTACTTATTCAAAGAAGATTAAAGATCATAATTTTTCTGTACTTGCTGGAACCACAGCAAAGGAAGACAGGTTTGACGATTTGAGTGGTTTTAATGCCATGGTTTCAACCTACGACCCTGAAAACGTTTACCTAAATATGGCTTCAGATACTGCATGGAAAGCGGATGGAGGAGCTTCACATTATGCCCTTTACTCAGTGTTTGGAAGAATTACTTATGATTACAAAAGTAAATATGCCTTTACAGGAATTTTAAGACGAGATGGTTCGTCAAATTTTGGTGCCAATAATAGATTTGGAATTTTCCCTTCGCTCGGTGTTTCATGGTTGATTTCCGATGAATCTTTTTTTCCGCAAATAAGTCAGCTTAGTTTTGCAAAACTTAGAGCATCCTGGGGGATAAATGGAAATGATAATATCGGTCCATATAAGTATATTTCGGTTATGTCAACACCAGATTTTGGATATATATTTGGAGGAGGCAGGCTTATCGGCATGTATCCTGAATATATCGAAAATGCTGATATTAAATGGGAAGAATCAGAACAAATAGATATTGCACTCGACTTTGGTGCATATAATGATAGATTAACTGCAACATTCGACTTCTATATTAAAAATACCAATGATTTATTGGAAATAATACCTATACCTGCACATGTTGGAAATAGTGCTCCTTATTCAAACGTAGGAAGCGTTCAAAACAAAGGTATCGAAATGTCAGTTAATTGGAGGCATACCCTAAGTGATATGAAATATTCATTCGGAGTAAATGCAGCTTATAATAAAAATACAATGACCCATATTGGAAACTCTGAGGGAATTATTTGGGGAGCCGACTGGGCAGTTGCAGGAACAATTACCCGTGCCGAAGAAGGATTACCAATTTCGCATTTCTACGGATACCAAACAGACGGATTGTTCCAAAATGAAACAGAAGTTTACCAACACATAGGTACTAATGGTGAATTATTACAACCTCTTGCCGAGCCAGGCGATGTAAGATTCGTAGATGTAAATGGCGATAATGAAATCACACCTGACGACCGAACAATGATTGGAAATCCTACACCAGATTGGACTTTAGGCTTTAATGGTTCGCTCGATTACAAACAATTTGATATATCATTTCTGATATTCTCAGCCATTGGCCACGACATTTTTAATGGCTCACAAAGACAGGATTTATTCTATACGAACAGAACAACAGAAATTTTAGATAGCTGGACCGGCGAAGGAACTTCCGATGAAATACCAAGATATACATGGAGCGATGTTAATAATAATTACAGAGTATCAGATCTGTATATTGAGGATGGCACTTATGTTAGGCTTAAAAATCTGCAGATTGGATACAATTTGCCAAATAGCATTTTAAATAAAATTAAAGCCACAAACTGGCGCTTCTATATTTCTGGTGAAAATCTGATTACTATTACAGGATACTCCGGAGCAGATCCTGAAATAGGTGCACGAAGTTCATTTGATATAGGTATAGATAGAGGTATTTATCCACAAGCAAGAACTTTCCGTCTTGGAACAACTTTAACTTTCTAA
- a CDS encoding T9SS type A sorting domain-containing protein produces the protein MKRNFDTPLLTIIFICSIFFAFSVNSSNGQIGNLIWEENFNNLDNWIINTGNGSWGWGNGELEFYKEENVTIDSIPGEPGNYGLYITAKQETGTGIVDQWGNPLNYTSGKLNTKSKISVKYGMIETRVKVPDLDLGGWPAVWLLGTSNLGWPNCGEMDMMEMGQSQSFRDLHDGHNGGNDLNNSTVNQVVGANAIYYSDDAVTPENPSGAASISWDPDDDFCRPYYNYTNPLNDRFLIYRLYWDEDSIRFTVIDNNVEYDFYTKPFPIDSLSYEFHQPFYFITNLAIGGAFTDAYNLGDPGSGAPVSMPFPADMYVDYIKVYEWNGQAEVTIGPPTPETGTFGLFTDSTSTNGGLELGIDSEIYVWEGTLSGGSIPPFEGENGISWASTGLGWFGAGIMSLQPVNLFNFGNGNLKFRIKIPANVSFQIGIIDAWGNQNYVDFPANQTTYGLVRDGNWGQATIPVEDIRGAFIDLRMLSYEFVILEVNGASCEFALDDIYWEGGETNNIIEENNSVSSSFKLNNCYPNPFSEAVNFSYYISKTTMVNLSIHDYTGRIIETLISKTQTEGNYVLNWDASKFPPGIYFYKIIAGEFIAVDKCILQK, from the coding sequence ATGAAAAGAAATTTTGATACTCCGCTTTTAACCATAATTTTTATCTGTAGTATATTTTTTGCATTTTCAGTAAACTCCAGTAATGGTCAAATTGGAAACCTAATTTGGGAAGAAAATTTTAACAATCTTGACAACTGGATTATAAATACCGGAAATGGTTCATGGGGCTGGGGAAATGGAGAATTGGAATTTTACAAAGAAGAAAATGTAACAATTGATTCTATTCCGGGCGAACCTGGGAACTATGGCCTGTATATCACAGCTAAGCAAGAAACCGGAACAGGAATAGTAGATCAATGGGGCAATCCTTTGAATTATACATCAGGAAAACTCAATACAAAATCTAAAATTTCTGTAAAATACGGAATGATAGAAACCAGGGTGAAAGTTCCGGATTTAGATCTTGGAGGCTGGCCTGCAGTTTGGCTATTAGGCACATCTAATCTTGGCTGGCCTAATTGTGGCGAAATGGACATGATGGAAATGGGACAAAGCCAATCATTCAGAGATTTGCACGATGGACATAATGGTGGAAACGACTTGAATAATTCAACTGTTAATCAGGTAGTTGGAGCTAATGCCATTTATTATTCAGATGATGCAGTTACTCCGGAAAATCCTTCAGGAGCAGCGAGTATATCTTGGGATCCTGACGACGATTTTTGCAGGCCATATTATAACTATACAAATCCGTTAAACGACAGGTTTTTAATCTATAGATTATATTGGGATGAAGATAGTATTCGTTTCACTGTAATCGACAATAATGTTGAATATGATTTTTATACCAAACCATTTCCGATTGACAGCCTTTCGTACGAATTTCATCAACCATTTTATTTCATAACAAATCTGGCAATTGGTGGTGCATTTACTGATGCTTATAATTTGGGAGATCCGGGAAGTGGAGCACCGGTTTCTATGCCTTTTCCTGCGGACATGTATGTTGACTATATTAAAGTTTACGAATGGAATGGGCAAGCTGAAGTTACGATAGGACCACCAACACCTGAAACAGGAACCTTTGGTTTATTTACAGATAGCACTTCAACCAACGGAGGCTTAGAGTTAGGGATTGATTCAGAAATATATGTCTGGGAAGGAACATTATCCGGTGGATCGATACCGCCATTTGAAGGTGAAAATGGGATTTCATGGGCTTCAACCGGACTTGGTTGGTTTGGTGCTGGAATTATGTCTTTGCAGCCAGTCAACCTTTTCAATTTTGGAAATGGAAATTTGAAATTCAGGATTAAAATTCCAGCAAATGTAAGTTTTCAAATAGGAATTATAGATGCCTGGGGTAATCAAAACTATGTCGATTTTCCGGCAAATCAAACAACCTATGGCCTTGTTAGAGATGGAAATTGGGGACAAGCAACTATTCCTGTAGAAGATATACGTGGAGCTTTTATTGATTTGAGAATGCTAAGCTACGAATTTGTAATATTGGAAGTAAATGGAGCTTCCTGCGAATTTGCTCTTGACGACATTTATTGGGAAGGTGGAGAAACAAACAATATCATAGAAGAGAACAATTCTGTTTCATCGTCATTTAAACTGAACAATTGCTACCCCAATCCTTTCAGTGAAGCAGTAAATTTTTCATACTACATATCTAAAACAACTATGGTGAATCTCAGCATTCACGACTACACCGGAAGAATTATTGAAACCCTTATCAGTAAAACTCAAACAGAAGGAAACTATGTCTTAAACTGGGATGCAAGCAAATTTCCTCCCGGAATTTATTTCTATAAAATTATTGCAGGCGAATTTATTGCTGTTGATAAGTGTATTTTACAAAAGTAA
- a CDS encoding serine protein kinase PrkA gives MGKQEELQKLKEDLMQQGERLEALTKLGSRLRMDEKRLKLNFNEFLNVAARKPNLVFRDIYQLFHDMVNYFVPKPIDEYEGDPLSMGLLHFDCKDLFEKDCDVPFFADNLFANRLINIINAIKQGANVNRILLFEGPPGSGKSTFLNNLLQKLEEYSSTQAGTLYKTQWRLNIQQLGGFHSFEKEMKKIAEKDGNDEQLSYYTSQIRQLEYPGSQDLYFSCPNNDHPILQIPKSYRKEFLEELIKDESFKYDLYNKKEYEWVLKDKSCSICTSLYDTLLNKLHDPLDVFKMLHVKRFKYIRQFGLGISIFYPGDEISKSPITNDSLQQMLNNLLRSNKVQYIHSHLALTNNGVLALMDIKGYNVERLSNLHGIISDGVHKVGLIEERIKSLFVGLVNPVDKKHYEKIPSFKDRVTTVKIPYVLDFNTEVAIYKNKFGEELNLSFLPNLIEYFAKIVISTRINSKSTIIDKWLEDKSKYKEFLDENYLLLKMDIYTGKIPVWLSETDLKAFNNEIRKSIIDEAEKEGLQGISGRESVFIFNEFISKFKNSEELVTIEKIKSFFESNQNLLKQIPNNFVEAVVKMYNFQILQEVKEAAYLYNKIQISDDILNYIYAINFDSEEVSKCIYTGDRLEITDEYFDDFESVILGTSSNNKQRKDFRADQHQIYISKTLAQEINIKDIDISNTEQYNNLFEKYTQNLKNHALVPFANNDIFKHAIQDYGTAAFGKYNSRMKNHVSHMIKNLMKNFSYTLEGALQISLYVLEKNIMSVYS, from the coding sequence ATGGGTAAACAAGAAGAACTTCAAAAACTAAAAGAAGACTTGATGCAACAAGGCGAACGACTTGAAGCACTTACCAAATTGGGCTCTCGTCTGCGTATGGATGAGAAACGATTAAAACTTAATTTTAATGAATTTTTAAATGTAGCTGCCCGAAAACCAAATCTTGTTTTCAGAGATATTTACCAATTATTTCACGATATGGTCAATTATTTCGTTCCCAAACCAATAGACGAATACGAAGGAGATCCACTATCAATGGGACTTTTACATTTCGATTGCAAAGATCTTTTCGAGAAAGATTGCGATGTGCCATTTTTTGCAGACAATCTTTTTGCAAACCGATTGATAAATATTATTAATGCTATTAAGCAAGGTGCAAATGTCAATCGTATCCTGCTTTTTGAAGGACCTCCGGGAAGTGGTAAAAGTACCTTTCTGAACAATTTGCTCCAAAAATTAGAAGAATATTCCTCTACTCAAGCTGGCACATTATATAAAACGCAATGGAGACTTAATATTCAACAATTGGGAGGCTTTCATAGCTTCGAAAAAGAAATGAAAAAAATAGCTGAAAAAGATGGCAATGATGAACAATTATCATATTACACATCGCAAATTCGGCAGCTTGAATATCCCGGCTCGCAAGATTTATATTTTTCTTGCCCAAACAACGATCATCCAATTCTTCAAATACCTAAAAGCTATAGAAAAGAATTTTTAGAAGAACTTATTAAAGATGAATCTTTCAAATATGATTTGTATAATAAAAAAGAATACGAATGGGTATTGAAGGATAAATCGTGTAGCATTTGTACATCCTTATATGACACTTTGCTCAACAAACTTCACGATCCGCTCGATGTGTTCAAAATGTTGCATGTGAAACGTTTCAAATATATTCGTCAGTTTGGACTTGGAATAAGTATTTTTTACCCGGGCGATGAAATAAGTAAAAGCCCAATAACCAACGATAGTTTGCAACAAATGCTAAACAATCTTCTCAGATCAAATAAAGTGCAATATATACATTCGCACTTGGCATTGACCAACAATGGAGTCCTGGCACTTATGGACATTAAAGGATACAATGTAGAAAGATTAAGTAACTTGCATGGAATAATAAGCGATGGTGTTCATAAAGTAGGATTAATTGAAGAAAGAATAAAATCTCTTTTTGTTGGATTGGTAAATCCTGTGGACAAAAAACATTATGAAAAAATTCCATCTTTCAAGGATAGAGTAACAACTGTAAAAATTCCGTATGTCCTTGATTTTAATACGGAAGTAGCTATTTATAAAAACAAATTTGGGGAAGAACTCAATTTAAGTTTCTTGCCAAATTTGATCGAGTATTTTGCTAAAATTGTCATTTCAACTCGCATCAACTCAAAATCTACTATCATAGATAAATGGTTGGAAGACAAATCGAAATATAAAGAATTTCTTGACGAAAACTACTTATTGTTGAAGATGGATATCTACACAGGTAAAATTCCTGTTTGGCTTAGCGAAACCGATTTGAAAGCATTCAATAATGAAATTAGAAAAAGTATTATTGATGAAGCAGAAAAAGAAGGGTTGCAAGGGATTTCCGGTAGAGAATCGGTCTTTATTTTCAACGAGTTTATAAGCAAATTCAAAAATTCTGAGGAGTTAGTAACAATTGAAAAGATAAAAAGTTTCTTTGAGAGTAACCAAAACCTTTTGAAGCAAATTCCAAACAATTTTGTCGAGGCTGTGGTTAAAATGTACAATTTTCAGATACTTCAGGAAGTAAAAGAAGCTGCGTATTTATATAACAAAATCCAAATTAGCGATGATATTTTGAATTATATTTATGCCATTAATTTTGATTCTGAAGAAGTTTCAAAATGTATATATACAGGCGATAGATTGGAAATTACTGATGAATATTTTGATGACTTCGAATCCGTAATTTTAGGAACCTCTTCGAATAATAAACAGCGAAAAGATTTCAGGGCAGATCAACATCAAATATATATATCAAAAACTTTAGCACAAGAAATTAACATCAAGGATATAGACATAAGCAATACAGAACAATACAATAACTTATTTGAGAAATATACTCAAAATTTGAAAAATCATGCACTTGTTCCTTTTGCCAACAACGATATTTTTAAACATGCCATTCAGGACTATGGAACTGCCGCCTTTGGCAAATACAACAGCCGTATGAAAAATCATGTCAGTCATATGATAAAAAATTTGATGAAAAATTTTTCTTATACACTGGAAGGAGCCCTTCAAATTTCTTTATATGTTCTTGAAAAAAATATTATGTCTGTCTATTCTTGA
- a CDS encoding glycoside hydrolase family 16 protein, producing the protein MRLLSKYNIILFLLFSLTLTFCTEKSEVNTDDPSNLVVEIVSIDHEIGFVQIQATADNATLYQLYIGSDETPEEVNNTGYFEYKFGGQGIYEFTIRAYGSSGRYVKKNRQVNVAFQAEEIPLNKGNFSPLEYTGYNLVWQNEFNGSQLNTDDWSYETGGGGWGNNELENYRPENAWVGDSVLTIEARMESYGGANYTSARIITKGKQEFQYGRIDIRALLPEGKGIWPALWMLGGNISSVSWPDCGEIDIMEMVGGNDGEYHVYGTLHWEYNNEHADAGGSILLPSSVDNFAEAYHVFSIEWNENLIQFFVDDQIYYTIDITGSDMSEFHQPHFFIFNIAVGGNWPGSPDNSTIFPQQMKVDYVRVFQK; encoded by the coding sequence ATGAGACTATTATCAAAATACAATATTATATTATTTCTGCTTTTCTCCCTTACATTAACTTTTTGTACTGAAAAAAGTGAAGTTAATACAGACGATCCTTCAAATTTAGTTGTAGAGATTGTGTCTATTGACCATGAAATAGGATTTGTACAAATTCAGGCTACTGCTGACAATGCTACACTTTATCAACTTTATATCGGTTCTGATGAAACTCCTGAAGAAGTAAATAATACAGGATATTTTGAATATAAGTTCGGAGGTCAAGGAATTTATGAATTTACGATAAGAGCCTACGGTTCTTCCGGTAGGTATGTGAAAAAAAATAGGCAGGTGAATGTAGCATTTCAAGCTGAAGAAATTCCATTAAACAAAGGTAACTTTTCGCCTTTGGAATATACCGGATATAACTTAGTTTGGCAGAATGAATTTAATGGATCCCAGTTAAATACTGATGATTGGAGTTATGAAACCGGAGGCGGTGGATGGGGAAACAATGAACTCGAAAATTATCGCCCGGAAAATGCTTGGGTCGGAGATAGCGTACTCACTATCGAAGCTCGTATGGAAAGTTATGGCGGTGCAAATTATACTTCAGCAAGAATAATTACTAAAGGGAAACAGGAATTTCAATATGGCAGAATTGACATAAGAGCATTATTGCCTGAGGGGAAAGGAATTTGGCCTGCACTATGGATGTTAGGAGGAAATATTTCGTCGGTAAGTTGGCCAGATTGTGGTGAAATTGACATTATGGAAATGGTTGGAGGAAACGATGGCGAATACCATGTGTATGGAACTTTACATTGGGAGTATAATAATGAACACGCCGATGCCGGAGGATCAATCTTACTACCCTCGAGTGTAGATAATTTTGCCGAGGCATATCATGTATTTTCTATTGAATGGAACGAAAATCTGATACAATTTTTTGTTGATGATCAAATATATTATACTATTGATATTACAGGTTCTGATATGTCAGAATTCCATCAGCCTCATTTCTTCATTTTTAATATAGCTGTTGGAGGAAACTGGCCTGGCTCTCCTGATAATTCTACGATATTCCCTCAACAAATGAAAGTTGATTACGTCCGAGTATTTCAAAAGTAA